Part of the Pristiophorus japonicus isolate sPriJap1 chromosome 11, sPriJap1.hap1, whole genome shotgun sequence genome is shown below.
TTGGACTCTGGCTATAAATGAGCACGCAGGCTCGGATCCTTCCTGTGTTGAGCGAGTGCGGCAGCGGCTCCCAGCGATGTCCTCAGCCTGCGCGGACACGTGTCAGTGTAGGAACGGCGGGGGGCTGAGCAGCATCCTGTACAAGCTGCTGAATCAGGACGGGCGCGACCACCCCCAGGCCGGTGCACCCCCCGTACAGGGCTGTCTCTGCAGGTCCAGGCGGAGAGTGGTGCTGAAATGCCCGCACCTCACCTGTGCAGCAGCCTCGGTGGTCCTAGCGAAGACGCTGACATTCATTAAGAACGTGCCCTGTTTCCAGGCACTGCCCTGGGGCGACCAGTTAACCCTGGTGAGAAGGTGCTGGGCGCCCTTGCTGGTCCTGGGACTGGCACAGGACAAAGTCGATTTCGAAACTGTGGAAACCTTCGAGCCCAGTATTTTACACACGATTTTAACCAACGGGCCTGCGAACGTCCAGGAAGAGACGGGACATCAGCATTTCCTCCCCGCGTTCGAGATCCAGACCATTAAAAGGTTTCTGGTGAAATGCTGGAGTCTGGATATTAGCCCCAAGGAGTATGCCTACCTGAAAGGGACTCTGCTTTTTAATCCAGGTTGGCATTTTTACAAACCAATTCAGTCACAGTAGTGATAAAATGTCTATATGTTTAGTCACGGAAAAGTTTGAAGATGGCTGGAGAAGCGAGAAGCGTAACTGAAATGACATTCATTGCAATTTATTTATTTATGACTTTTTTCCCCATTTTATCCAGATACGCTGCTAACGGCATAAATAATTCTCTTAAGAAACTTTAAGGGCGCGTTCATTCTGTAACTTTCGTACCACTGTAGAGTGGTTTCTGTTTCATACTGGCACTAAAGTCACAGGATAAATGTGGAGTCAGGGCTGAACCCCATTCCAGAGAGAGGTGGTGtgagacctccccctcccctcactccaagtAGGCAGTCTCACACCACTTGGCATTGACACAATATGGACTATAACTCCAGTCCAATGCTACTTCAAAAAGAGGGAAAACAAACCTTTGCatctatatagcaactttcacatcttcaggatgtcccaaagcacttcacaatgaagtatagtcactgttgtaatttaggcaaATGCaggagccaatatgcacacagcaagaccccacaaacacATACGTGACaagtgaccagctaatctgttttagtgggattaatattggccaggacaactctcttgctcttcttcatatcgtgtcatgggatcttttacatccagctgagagagctcagtttaacatcacaattggcgaacagcacctccaacagggcagcactcaAATGTATGCCTAGATTATGTGTGCAAGTGtgtggagtggggtttgaatctacaaccttctgagtcagagatgTGAATGCTATCACGGAATCACAGCTGAAACTTAAACCTTGTTTATAAACTGCTCAGGTGCCCCTTCGGCCTCAGGAGCACTTTTTAAGCTTCTCGGAATTAAATGAAATGTTTAGATAGTGTGGATACTGCTGCCCTCAGTTTTCAAACTTTTCAATTTGAAGTGCTGGGAGAGGAGTTCTGTGTAAATGTTTCTCCAGTGATGTGTTTGCATATATGGAGGACACCACTGAGAGTCTCTGGCACTTAGTACAACAGGAAGTCTCTGAGGCTGAATGATCACTTCTAGAGACCTTGACGCTTGACAGGAACTGATACTGCAGCTACTAGTCTGAGACCCTGTAACTACAGTGTGATTATAGTATAAAATACCAGTCTCTTACAACATAAGACTATGGTGTCCCAAAGCAGAGTAAATAGATGGGAAACTAATGAGATAAGGTTGCTTTGCGAGAGTGGGCAATATCAGAAAGTAACAAAGAGACTAGTGACTTCTACAGCTCTTTCATTGCACGGTTATAAACCTGAGTCTTATCAAATCCCAACAGGTGCTCTCTGTATCACCACTCTTTGATTTTGATCTGGTTGCTCAGAGATGTGCAACAACAGAGCAGAATGAATCAGTCACCCATTCAAACTTCTTTCTCCTTTCCCCATATGGGAAAGTAAAATGGCCCAGACTCAAAACCTCCTTTTTTGGCATTTCCGAGATTGGGAAATCACCATGGTGGGAATAATTGctctagtcgtcttgggtaatgATGTCATAAATGCATTCATGGGAGAATTCGTCTGACCACTGTTTCTACTAAAATCGTAAATATACCACTTGTCTGCTGAGAGGTCCACCTGTTAACTCCTCAAAAcctagaacaacaacaacttgtatttatataacgcctttaacatagtaaaatgtcccaaggcacttcacaagtgcgttataaaacaaaatttgataccaagcacataaggagaaattagggcaggtgaccaaaaacttggtcaaagaggtaggttttaaggagcgttttacagGAGGAATGTTATTATGTAGCGCCATTCAGAgtttaacataggaacaggagtaggtcattcagcccctcaagcctgtcctgCCATTAAGTTAGATCATGGCTGCTTTGTATTTTATCTCCATTAACCCGTCTTGTTTTCATAACCTTAAAaatcttacaacaacaacttgtatttatacgtagtaaaatgtccaaaggtgcgtcacaggagtattataagacaaaaaatttgacactgagccacaagatatttggacaggtatcgtcagggtacatgtggaaatttgatgctgtgttttcggatgatgtcaccaacgggcaacatatagatgagaaatatgaggggtccaagaatagatctttgggggacaccagcggTAATgacgcaggagcgggaagagaagccattgtaggtgattctctggctatgattagttagataagaatggaaccaggtgagtgcagtcccaccaagcTGGACGACGGTGATGAGGCGTTGGagaaagatggagtggtcaaccgtgtcaaaggctgcatgcAAGTCAACAAGGACCAGGAGGgaaagtttgcctttgtcacagtcacaaaggatgtcatttgtgactttgatgagaactgtttcggtgctgtggcagaggtggaaacctgattggagggattcaaacatgaagttgtGGGACAGATGggtacagatttgggaggcaacatcacgttcaaggactttggagaggaaagggaggttggagatggggcggtagtttgtaaGTACCAGAGGGGTCTTaagtaataaaaatctatcaatctcaatttttttatttttaattgacCTGGTCTCAACAGACAAACCATCTTTTAACAGTAACACTGCCAATACAATTACTCAAAATCCCAAATAGAAAGCATGTAAGATCTTAGCCTGTGCCTATCCAGTTGGTCTCAGTTCTCTATGCTGCGACAGGCTGGATTCTTCATGTCCCCGACAGTCCCCAGGTATGAGCTTTTTATAACACTTTTGATTTTTAATACTCGGTGTTATTTTCAAATAGTCCTTTAGTTAAGTTCTGAATGGTACTGTACTGATGTTGGACAGACAGGAATGATCGTACTTCACAAAATTAGAGAATTTATAGCTCAGAAAGAAGTCATTGTGCTAGCTCTTCAGCTGGAGCTGTTGCTCTAATCTCATTTTCCTGCCCTTTCTCCATCTCCTTTTGTATTCAAATGCTTATTCAGTTCCTTTTTAAATGATGTTATGTCTGGGTCAATAGGCACTTGTGGTAAACCATTCCACGATGCTATAATCCTCTGTGTGAAAAATGTCTCTTTTAACTTCTCCATTCATTCTTCTCATAATAATTCTCAGTCTATGTCCTCCTTGTTTCTAATTcaccagccagtggaaacagtttcactaCTTACCCTTTCATTGTTGTGAAAACCTCAATTAGATATTTACTTAACATTCTTTCTTCCAGTCGAAAAGGCTACACTTTTTTGAGCCTTTCACACCAACAATAACTTCTCAGTCCTGGTATCACTCTGGTGATTTTTTGTTATAGCCTTTCCATGCCTCTAGTATCATTTATATATGGCGATCGCATAACTACATGCAGTGCTCCAACTAACCAATTTCAATGTCACTTCTTTGTCTTTATATTCAATGCCCCATGAATAAAACCCAGTACCCCATTTGACTTTTTATGGTCTTTTCTACCtgaacttggtgcactcaccgcctgctgctgccgactgccgccgagttttttggacggtctccccttggtgccagtttcctctaggcctcccgcCAGCAGGAGGGgcggaccgctgggaaccgccggcTGATGTCAGCTAGCGCGCAAGGTGgcctaagtgtcctcccgcccaccgagctgccagattcctccgggcgggagtcggcggcagtagATTAaaggaccactgcatggaggcaggtctaaccccatcggtaagtatgaagacctgcaaaaaaaggttagtaaactttttttttacacagcgattcagatggatggggtcccctgaaggttttccagtgggttttatttgtgtaaatttttatttttatgtgttcccccctccgtgggcccgactcaatcctcggcgacactttggcgaggatcgcatttgccgctgagattgggaactcccacccactgctgcccacatTCAGGGTGTAAGTCGTTTttcttgccgccgggcggtctttgcagatctttttgaggaatctcccgGCCAAAATACCGCCAGGTCTCTCGgctgtcctttgggcggcacttaggtGGGCCTTAGCTTTGATCATGTTCGGGCTGGAATCTTACTGTTTATGGTATACTTACTTTCATTATTCTTTTTCTTAAACTATACTGCTTCACATTTCTCTTCATTGAACAACATCTGTGACCTAACTGCACATTCCATTAACCTATCTATGTTCTCTTGCAATCTTTTGCATTCTTGCTCACAGTTGACTGAGCCCCCtaatttggtatcatcagcaaactttgatttCCTCTTGGAGAAAATATAATCAGAATTACTAATACAATGAGAGTGGAGCCTACAAAATAAAcatgccctgtctctgtttttcaATCAGAATAGAGTAGCAATTTAGCAGCATAAATAATTTTCTTTGCACAATGTTCAAGTATAGAGCTGTAGTAAACACATCATGGTGAGTGGCCAATATGATTTGGTGCACTCCAGCCACAATGCTTTAAAATTAGGACCAGTGCAATTCTAGAAAAATGAAATGTCAGTTGCCAAAACTATGGATGTTACTGGACCTCTACATTGCACTCCTCACGCTGTTAAATCCTTGTTTATTGTTACTCTTCATTCAAGTCCGCCTGTATAGTTTTTAACCTAAGTGTAACACGGACATAACAGTTTGCTGGGTTTTCAAAGATTACCACTGGTTAGCCCATTTTATATCAGTTGGAGGACCGTTTGATGCATTTTGCGCATTCAGGCACCTTGTTTTTCTTCAGCAGTAGCTATAAAATGAAATGTGTGTCAGAAAAGGACTCTTCAAGAATCATGTGTTATCATATGTGCAAATTTCTGTCACACTTAAAatataaaaaaagagaaaaaaagccAATAATTTCTTGATGGTATCTTAGGATCTTGGCGAGGAGCC
Proteins encoded:
- the nr0b1 gene encoding nuclear receptor subfamily 0 group B member 1 → MSSACADTCQCRNGGGLSSILYKLLNQDGRDHPQAGAPPVQGCLCRSRRRVVLKCPHLTCAAASVVLAKTLTFIKNVPCFQALPWGDQLTLVRRCWAPLLVLGLAQDKVDFETVETFEPSILHTILTNGPANVQEETGHQHFLPAFEIQTIKRFLVKCWSLDISPKEYAYLKGTLLFNPELPGLHCVGYIQSLQQEARQALNEYVKTIYTRDQTRFFNLIIALSMLRSISAGVIIELFFRPTGNVNIDDKLLDMLCAHSKAQATGKTSA